The DNA segment TCCCCTAAGCAACATGGAATTTATCAGAAGTTCTAGAGGAAAAGACATACTATcgcttgatagatatatatatgttaagcagaaagacttggcAAATGGTGTTGTGTCTTTTAAGTGTGAAGAAAGGAGAAACAAAGCCAGTTGCAAAGCTAAAGTAAAAGTTCATATTCAACGAAGTGAAGTTGTTGGTACTCTTCATAATCACACCCATGCACCATCTAAAGGGAAAATTGATGCTGCAAAAACTATCCAAAGAGTCAATATGAGAGCCATTAGTACAAAAGAAACAGCGCAGCAAATACTTTCCGAGGCTTGTAGAAGCATTGATGAAGAAACCAGAGCAAACCTACCACCAATTCATCATTTAAGACGTAATATTAGACGACATCGACAACGTTTATCTCGCTCACGGCCATTGTCTTTAAATGCCCAGGAACTTGTTTTAACAGATGAATATACCAAAACACAAGATGGTCAAGATTTTCTGCTTTTTGACTCTGGGCCAATTGACAAAAGAATTCTGATCTTTGGAACACAGAAAAACTTGGATTACTTAAGTCAAGCGTCACACTGGTCGCTAGATGGAACGTTCAAAACAGTGCCTcggatatttttacaattatacaCGATTCATGCTTTCATAAATAATCGTTCAATTCCATTGATACATGCCCTTTTACCAGATAAAAGCCAAACAACTTATTCAAACCTACTGGAGCAGATAAAACTACTGAAACATGATTTGGCCCCTAAGACTATCATGGTCGACTTTGAAATTGGTATGATCAAAAGCTTACAACTGGCATTCCCACAATCCGAAATAAAGGGGTGCTTTTTCCACCTTTGCCaaagcttatatagaaaagttcAATCTTGTGGATTTCAGCAGCGATACCTGGATGATAAAGAGTTTTCTATCGCAACGAAAATGATAGCAGCTTTAGCTTTGGTACCGTCCTCTGATGTCGAAAAATCATTTGAAACTCTGTGTGAATTTCTCCCGCCTGAAACATATCCATTGCAAGACTACTTTGAAGACACATACTTAGGACGCCCAGTCACTAAATTATTTCAGTcactaaaaattatgaaaatagagaTATAGTACAATACCCACGAAGTATTGCATATAATCTgcatttttaaacttttcattttaatgtttttatgacttttcaacttccttttaagaatattgtatgtaaatgtatttatatacattaaaaggATTTTAAATtatgttatattagttttatttcaattattttaaaccatttataaaatgagttgtcctggggggtagctgtcctagggggtaattgtcctcgggggtaacTGTCAACGGGTGGTAATTGTccacggggggtaattgtcctagacccatgccgagcacatgccaataacGACGGGGCGCATTTTCATTAATGACAAAATGGGTGCCGTTCCCCATGAAGAGGTAGAGTTCTACTCTAGCTTTGAGGCATATCCGGATTGTTACGTCAAGCTTAAGTCCGAactggcctccaaggaggagaccgaacctaaggaagtgatcgTATTCGAGCACtccaaggcccaggctatgctggctgattgcctcaagagtcgaggcttcactaactccaagatgccagcgttgagcaagaagcatccatcctttcttgctcctcctaccatggtctttcccttcgtggaaaaggctcTAAACGTggtcttgaaggcggtggaggaaggaaagccctaccctacactggaagagtgtaggcctctctcccttgcCTTACCCCCCAACGATAAAAGCTGGAAGGCtatccagcttactttcacggttgggaaactggaacctgacgtcgcaggacgtcagtttaatgaagatctCCCTAAGCTTAACGACCATCTGCTACGtagggaacaagacaccaaggagaggctagctgcctccctatcccATCAAGTTCAACTTGaggcaatggccggggacattcgggtcccggacttctacatggttcttgctaaAACCCACCTTGCGACCGTGATGAAGGATTTGTTCAgtttcatcaaggcccggagagcctgtagagagtacgtgttCGCCAATGCAGCAGTGAAgcatgaaccccggaaactgatctcctccaacatctggggcaaacatctcttccccaCAGCTTTAGTGaaggagatcgtggacaaggctgccactgagaaccggaaccttctcaacaagtggggcatttcccggaagaggaagtcctctcaggatgaaggtccgcaacctaagaggaaaccctccAAGCCTAGACCCCAACAGCATCACGCCAAACGTCAGtgtccggctcccgctactccccagatagtggcccagccacagcagacctttcagctggtccctcaaccagtggtgtcccaatcaccagttttcactcctgcctacaaagacagtccactacctttcgtcccagaggtagaggctacggcagagactcctctcgtcgtccttccagaggcagaggaggaaggggagcaagcggccaaggtggtaaaccctcgggaaaccagaagcaatgaagtgcttccggtgggaggaagactccgccactttcaggatcgttggaccttcgatccttgggcacacagcatcatcaagaagggactagggtggagttggatacaaccacctccaatcttccaccaattcttccagccctcaacccccatcctagaagaatatgtcttagagctcttgaacaagaaggtgatcaagagggtaaagtccaccaggttccagggaagactattttgtgttcccaagaaggactcagacaagctcagagtcattctcgacttttcccctctcaacaagttcattgtgaacaacaaattcaagatgctgactcttcaacatataagagccctactgcctcacaaggcttacacggtctcaatagacctggcggatgcctattggcatattccaatgaatcaccaagcttcctcctacctaggattcaggctccaaagaagaaactatgccttcagggccatgcccttcgggctcaacgtggctccaagaatcttcacgaaaatagcagacacgatcgtccaccagctacgccttcaaggcgtccaggtgatggcttacctagacgattggctggtttgggcgccATCATCAGAAGAATGTTTgtgtgcctgcagaaaggtgacccaattcctggaacatctgggtttcaaaatcaacaccaagaagtctcgactgtctccagctcactGTGAAGAAACTAtttcctcgtccttcgatccacattcgtctaactccGGACAGCtccgtggtagtcagatgtctcaaccgtcagggctcaagatcgccctacCTCAACCAAGTGCTTTTGCCCATTTTCTGCCTGGCAGACAAgaaaaaatggcacttgtctgcagttcacctgtaaggattccgcaatgtgactgcggacgctctatcgaggacaagccccatagagttggaatggtccctagacgcaagatcattctccttcatctcctgtcaagtcccggaactgcagatcgacctcttcgcgacgagcgacaacaatcagcttcctcgatatgtggccccatacgaggaccccagagcggaagcagtggatgccatgtccctggactggaacagatggttcaagatttacctgttccctccacccaatcttctactgaaagtcctctccaaactgagaacgttcaagggaacagcagccctagtggctcccaagtggccccggagcaactggtttcccctagtcctggagctacaacccaagctgatccctctgccgggcccagttttctcccagcaggtgcagaaatcgactgtcttcgattcatcaaagaaagtccaagaccttcatctcatgatgttctctccctagccgtggagaaaaggtttggaatctcgaagaaaagtttagacttcccagaggaatacaaaacaaagtttatcagaaggcaatatgaatcatcctggaagaagtgggtgtcctttgtcaaggcaaaaaaccctacagaaatctccatagatttttgtatgtccttctttattcaccttcatggacaaggcttggcggccaacacgatttccacttgtaaatcggccttgacaagagcACTACTGTACACctaaatagatttgtccaacgaaatctttaacaaacttacgaaggcatgtgctagactctgtCCTGCACCTCCACTGAGACCCATCACCtagtccctggataaggtgctccattttgcctctagcttggacaacgactcttgccctctgaaagacttgactcaaaaagtaattttcctttttgctctcgcatcgggagcccgagtcagtgaaatagtggcattatcaagagaagagggccagatacagttcgccgacacaggggaacttaccctcttccctgaccctacgtttctcgccaaaaatgaactccccaccaagagatggggaccttagagaatctgccctctgaaggaagatgtctctctatgcccagtggagaatcttaaggtctatcttcg comes from the Palaemon carinicauda isolate YSFRI2023 chromosome 16, ASM3689809v2, whole genome shotgun sequence genome and includes:
- the LOC137655336 gene encoding uncharacterized protein translates to MEFIRSSRGKDILSLDRYIYVKQKDLANGVVSFKCEERRNKASCKAKVKVHIQRSEVVGTLHNHTHAPSKGKIDAAKTIQRVNMRAISTKETAQQILSEACRSIDEETRANLPPIHHLRRNIRRHRQRLSRSRPLSLNAQELVLTDEYTKTQDGQDFLLFDSGPIDKRILIFGTQKNLDYLSQASHWSLDGTFKTVPRIFLQLYTIHAFINNRSIPLIHALLPDKSQTTYSNLLEQIKLLKHDLAPKTIMVDFEIGMIKSLQLAFPQSEIKGCFFHLCQSLYRKVQSCGFQQRYLDDKEFSIATKMIAALALVPSSDVEKSFETLCEFLPPETYPLQDYFEDTYLGRPVTKLFQSLKIMKIEI